The Papilio machaon chromosome 2, ilPapMach1.1, whole genome shotgun sequence genome segment GTTTTCCAAATGGTGTTATTTCCGCTAAAAGACACTCAATTTGTTAGCTTTCGAGGATTTAAACTTGAGGCTGAGAGggataagttaaataaaagttcactgtatttttttaccctatacacgatttttttttaccctaaaattatataaaatatgtattatgtcaatttaaatatacctaataattactttattattcgtcggagaaaaataaatgcaattaatcatttttcatatctatagctataaaaaaaattccaacTTCTACTTGTTTTCCACTGCATTAGTGTCAGGTTTCAAAGGTTAGGGTAATTTCCCCAGTACTAAAACACGCTATCGATCTGCCCACAAGTCTGCGGTTCGAGTTTCACATCACTGGGCCTGTAGTTACTCACTTTATGATGTACAcgaaatttttctaaataaagtGAACTTTGTGGACAGTGTTATCACTACAGTAGCTTAATAATTTCAAGTTGAAGCAGCACAATCTGTAAACTAACCTATATATGcattcttataaaattttagttgaCTTACCGTCcgtttctgagaccaacatctctgtataaaacataaaatcatccctattattatctttgacaaaacatagatagcaatatgttttaaacagagatttcggtctcagaaacctataGTTAATGactcatttaaaatatgtagataaagaatatatatttttaaatgaaattaattataattaggtTTATTATAATCGCATTTATCACAATTACTTAGTCGTTTgttacgaaaaaaatattgttcgaGAATATGAGAGTAGTGctgtaattttgattattgtttaaaagtcgctaagttaatatttatatgctaAGGtgacaattttacaatattgtttcAATTTGACTAAcgtcattaaaaatgtaggttgaaaaaattaaaagaggaTTTGTATATAGTTGATTTTTAATCCTTGTTAGTTATTTaggtaaaagtaaataactttttgcTATTCGTTCAACCCAATTTATTAAACAGGTAAGAAAGAGTACCCCAATTTTCGTATTACGTTTTTGGGTCAAGGATATTTTTGGGCAACGAATAAAATTGTCGGCCTTGTCCCTTTTTACGAAATATCATTCTTCAGGATAAATGTTCCTACTTCCgtaattcaaagaaataaattacataaatggTGTGGATTACAAAGTGTATTacagataattttttataaaaatcagtaaaaatgtatacctatacatagtttcaattcaaaatttaGCTTAATTTATTGACTAGACAAAAAtggcaaatattttatgagagcttaaataaagttttgtaaagCACCTAACCTAGAAAAGAGCAATAACCAATGTTTATCGTAAACCATAAAATACATCAGCACTTCATTTTGACGCGGCTATAAATTCTTAATTGTGCCAGTGTTCTTAATAGCCGTTGAATTACTACGGAAAGCGATGTCTCTTTATGACgcttgtttttattgttaactagcttttacccgcgactccgtccgtgcggaataaaaaaaatgcacacaagataaaaaagttcctatgtccgtctcctagttctaagctacctccccatcaattttcagctaaatcagttcgaccgatcttgagttataaatagtgtaactaacacgactttcttttatatataaagactAAATAATCTGTATCGTAAGTgattacataaaacaaattgtcataTTGAAGATAACAttctaaactttttaaaatttaactcttCAAAGAGTTGTGGAATTTGATAGTGACGTTCTTTATTATGATTGTACTTTATCaatcttttaaattgtttttagctttttttaacaataaactaGTTGCTGAGTGTATCGTGAACGAGGAGTAGAGAAGAGAATTATTTAGAAAGCACAATTTGTCGAGACTCAATGTTGGCGAACTTCTGTTTGCTTTGGCCCAACCATTGTCGGACCTAGCAGACGGAGTCCGCAGCATGCTGTTGAAGgccttataaaattgtaaatactttttcttgttatcattatttgctcttttttttgttgttattttcttgtaaatgtatttgtaatgaTATTGTAAGTTGTTTTCTATGGGATTGACATGTTCATAAGAACCAAAGTCcctacaaaaataaagagaaaaaataataataataaataatcttagtGGGAtaataagcattttttttcaataatacttGACAACGACCTGTATTatccttaaaaataagaacaataaaacaacGTAGTCTGTATTAAATTCTAAGTAAAACGAAAAAAGTTGTGTTAATTAAGTGAGTTGTACGGTTATACAGCTACGTAATGTTGAGTGCGGCGTTTCAGTTGGGCGACGGAGAGAGAAGGAAAAGGAGTCCCGGGGGAAACTTGTGCAGATTAACTTTGcggaaattaatataaactgcGACTAGTAAACATTCGTTGCTACCAAATTGCTTCTTGAATTTTACATTACGCTGagaactttttactttttcatttttaattttttttcactcacctactgttaaaaaaaaaactattattttgatatgtttTGTAGAATCTATTAATAAGTGACATGTGAAATAGCAGTGAAATGATatgtaacaaaacatatttaaatcattatgTATGTACGTTCACAAGAAACTTTGAatggataattttttactaaatccCAAGAATATGAACTTAATTATATCTCAATAATTAACACAACActgtaaagtaataaaactatatagtaatatatttttaattcctattatacaggatgtttaaaacatttcaccTAAACTAACATGGCGACTTGAGACCGTAAACCCTTTTTACGATTAGATCAAAATAAGATTTGTACGTAAATAATGGTCGAGAAAAACATTACTCCTACATTACCGTGATGAATGTTATATCCACTTCAAACGGCGTTTGGAGGGCAAACAGCATCCCGGGCGGGGCGTATCGATCGCGGTGCGGCCTTGAACGCGCCCCTAGGCCTCGCAGCCCCCTATCCCCTAGCTCCTACCACTCGTAGCGTTGCCTCAGTAATGCTATTgagtacatatttacattgaattactataaattattaatttagttattataaattacaactcAATTAcgtatgttaatttataaattaaatctgcAAATGCTGCATACTCAAAAACTGGTTAACTCTATATATCTTAGAATGCCTGTTGAAGATATGTTGCACTcagcaaataaaaattaaatgtcaatcaccaatataaataatttattcttccCACATTCTTAAAAATCCCCAATTTGCATATATGTTCGAATGGGAAAGTAGAAATTTTCCACTGCTTATTATTTTCATCGCTCTCGTATTTCCCAACTAAACGTCACAAACTGTGTCATTGTATCATGCCAGAGCGTAATCACGCTTCAGAATTCGCTTTGACGGTGCGTTGCTGTTAAAGCTTGTCAGTGTAATATTAATGAGCACCAGAATAAAACACCCTGTACATAGTTATAATACGTATTAAAAAGAACTTGATGAATGTAATCGAGCGATACGAACGTTCTCTAGAGTTTTCTAGTATCTTCTGTGTGCAATTATATAttactgtgtatttttatacaatacaataaatgtagtaaattaatgcataatttttttttcgatgaaTTTGCTGAAATAgggaagtgaccgctgcccactGATATCCAGAattgcctacatttaatcaaCGTAGGACGTACTGAATGGCATATTTCTACGCATAGGCAACTATGCATCCACGCtttcgtcaaatccacttcccgtTCCCATCATTTCGTGAGAAGAAAAGGGACCgtgtactaaaattattcCTCCGGCGtgcttttgtacattttatactactttaatatctattatcagtctaaattaaatctaaaataaccttgaaatacctaaataatactaaatgtACAGCTTCTACCAATAATTAACCTTGGATTCACCGATCAAGGTCAAATTGACGCAATCAATACTTTAGCACTTGATGACAGATCCATTGTGCGAGAGTTAGGGAATCTGGatgtaatatgaatttaataagaaagatacgtatttttctaaacttgtttaacttctttttacagtaatatttttcttcattatttaacatttagatgttattaaaatgattgacCGCTTTCTGTGTAGCTAATAGTTATTCGGATCtctaagtaatttttttgtattgtaaaacccaataattaatgaaaacttgaaaaatatgtttgggATACATCATAACGCATTAAACTGGTTGAATtcgttaatattaaagtacatGAAATGCAAAACACGTGGGACACAACTAACTGATTACAAATTTATTCTATGAAGTGCTTAAACCGATTTTGAAACTAGAAGTATGAATAggctttttataaattgacgcTCATTATCAGTACACCATATAAACACTTGATAACAAGTGGGATCATGGCCATGTATAAGGTATGGACTGGTGTTACAGAACTTCGCTACCAGTGGCACAGTTCAGCCGCGGCGACTTCTCGCTGTGGTCGGTGTTGAAGAACTGCGTGGGCAAAGAGCTTTCCAAGATCACGATGCCGGTGGTGTTCAACGAGCCGCTGTCCTTCCTGCAGCGCATGCTGGAGTACTTGGAGTACGCGCACCTGTTGCGCCTAGCCGCAGAACAGACCGACCCTGTCGCTAGGATGGAGTACATCGCAGGTTAGAGAGGGATTATTAAGTCTTCGACTTAACAAGAAGTTCATGATATAAGGTATTTGACGGGGAATTCCTAGTAAGatgtcattatattttactaacttCGACTTACAGAGTGTGACTTTATCTTCTGTGGGACATTGGTTTTACCAAATTGGTAACTTATGCTCGCTTCTTTTGATCACCCGGCGTCCGTTTGTTAATGACACCGAACAGAGATGTTttgaatactaaaattatggttatactaaacaattttaaaaatattgattttattgtgCACAGCGTTTGCGGTGAGCGCGCTGGCTTCGAACTGGGAGCGTCTGGGCAAGCCCTTCAACCCACTTCTGGGCGAGACATATGAGCTCGAGCGGCCAGAGTTCAGAGCCGTTTGTGAACAGGtactacaaatataaattaatattgagtATTGCTTAGTTTTAAGTGGACCCTTTCAAATATTCATTGTTGTGTTCATATTTAGTTGCGCCTGTTGCATTCTTCATAGCAATAATGAACATATAGCCCAGTTTTCGCATtgcttgtttatatttttcaagcgTATTTgcttaaaatacttttttttcactccacgttttaacataaaacatttattgatcACCAGGTGTCGCATCATCCGCCGGTATCGGCATTCCACGCAGACAGCCCACACTTCGTCTTCCACGGCTCTGTCCACCCTAAACTCAAGTTTTGCGGCAAGAGTGTGGAGATACAACCCAAAGGACATGTTACGGTTGAATTGCCTAGgtgaaaattgtaatttatagcAAAGTTTTTAGCGTTTCAACATTAACAATTTTGGATGGACAAAATTGGATGGAACCTTATCTCAACTGATATATCGCCAATCTGTTCTTGATTCTCACTTATTAGATACTAATGTAGGTAGTTGAGGAGAGGAGTTAACTTTTGATAGATTCGTGTTGTTTTACTGAAGGGTTTGCCATCATAATTAGATGCAGGGACTTGTTAGACTAGTTCAAGTTATGTGTAGATGGGGTGAGGCGTACACGTGGAGCAACGTGAACTGTTGCGTGCACAACGTGATCGTGGGAAAGCTGTGGATCGAGCAGTACGGCGCTATGGAGGTGACGTGCCACGGTGGCGCCGGCCTCGCCGCCAGCCTCGTCTTCAAGCCCGCCGGCTTCAACAACCGTGACCTGCATAGGGTCGACGGATTTATTACTGATGCCAAGTACGTGCACAATACCTTTGTTAATATTACGACTTTCATTTATGATGAAACCAAATTAACACAGATGTtaaatggaatattttattaaattattcaatgcaACACAAACAGACAATTACACAATGACACATAAAGTAAAtagtacaatataaataatatatttggttTAAACAAAGGGCCGCAGTCCGTATGACGCACAAACTAAATGATGTACAATGGCATGCAGACTGTTAGGTAAATACTGtcatacaattaaaatgattCACTTTTTGTAGTTTACTCCAACTGTTGCTTACAGTAAGAAAAAGCTGCGTTTCGTGTACGGCAAATGGACGGAGTACATCCGCAGCTGCAGCGCGGCGGCGCACGAGCGCTGGGCGCGCGAACAGGCCGCCGCAGAGCCTGCGCACACGCCCAAGAAGGTGTTGGCTAAACTAAACAGCTTCAAAGTCGGTGCACTCCGCTCCATGTCTATACAAGATGTCAgtataaattactaattaaatatatgtcatTTAACTTAACATGTTCAATACCACTGCGATTTTCACATGTcacatttatttgtatttatttaaattcagacAGAGGAGGCGGAGAACTCAGAGGAAGTGCCAAAGCCTGACGAGTCGTACAACATCGACATCCCGGGCTCCACCACGCTGTGGGAGGCCACGCCGCGCCCCAGCAATAGCGCACAGGTAACGAAGACGACATATTTACAAACACTTTTTCGGACACCCCTTATACCGACTCACTCAAACTAACACTTTTTAGATCCTGTATGctctaataaaattcaaattgggTACCAATCTTCTAGTACAATACAAATACGATAGATACACTTATTGGAATAGtacaataatgttttcttcTTCAATAATTATGACATAATGTAGGCAACTTTAGTTCTGGTACAGACTGTGAGAACAGACCAACATAAGTCTATTGCTCTGTTTCCAGTATTACCAGTTCACGGAGTTCGCGATGTCTCTGAACGAGCTGGACCGCGAGCTGAAGGGCCAGTTGTGCCCTACCGACAGTCGGCTGCGACCCGACGTGCGCCTGCTGGAGCAGGGTGATATTGACGGCGCTGCTGCGGAGAAGACACGCCTCGAAGACAAGCAGCGCACCGCCAGAAAGACGCTCAAGAAATCCGCTGACGGCTGGCAACCGAGGTATGTGTTCCACTCTGACATGAAGTTAGAAGCCGCGCAATTGAGCAATGTGTCCCACTTTAACATCACGATTCACGAGAAATCCGTAGCCGCAGCTATCAAATTTTTAACACCCATATCAAAGTTGTTCTGGTTATACTTCTATGgaattttttcttatacaaaATGACGATCCGAAAGCAGTACCAATTTCGAACATCGAATTTCTGCGCAACATTCCATCTTTTGTGCTTTTTCAAGGAAGCCTATATTAgcgtaatatttacaaattttgttattataaaaatgtttataaagatGTATTATGCGCAGATGGTTCAGTCAAGGCACGAACCCTTACACGAAGCAGGAGGACTGGCTGTACAATGGCGGTTACTGGGACCGCAACTACCAGCATTTGAAAGACGTTGATATATTCTAACTCTTTAGCAAATAATgtagtagaaaaaaatcatatttttgtgTCGCTAAGCAATGTGTagagattaaaattataattgttatgtacaaataaaaagtaaataaatgctatagagcaaatattaataatgttaaggTTATAGCATGCATATACAATTTACTCAAAGACGTGGACATATAAAAGGTTAATACGACAGCAAGTAATGCTTCAACAATAatcaaagtatataaatactgTGAGCTTAATCTAAAAACAAGTACAGGTAGCAtatgaaataaacaacaagAATACATTAGTTCAGAACAGAGATCGATAAAGTGATCTACATAGAACCCCAGGGTGGTATGTGGTAAAAGCAGAATCTATCTGAGTCAGGTCGAATGGGGGTCGAATAAAAACAGTTCTTAATACGCAAATCACACATACCTATTAGAGtatgttttatcattttaagaaatctttaaaatcataaaataaattacattttcgcataaaattttattttaatttttatgtacaaaacttttttttaaattcactttatAGGGTTCGATGGAGATTTCGATactaatttaactaattttagctaatttaaaagtaagtgttattgtgttgttttgtgggaaatatttgattgttgaCTTCGCGGTATTTATCAGCCAACGACGAACAGCCCACAGTCTAACGCCAAGCTGAGGTTTCGTTATTAAGGagaaattactttttactgATGTAATTTTCTATCCATACCAAAAATAGTTACGTGAATATAAAATTCCGtcataaattcatttaatttttatacgaaTACGCACAGAATGACACTtggttttatgtatataaatgctGTGGACCtaacacgaatatttgtgacaattgtCATCCGATCGTCATGTCAGTGATTCTCGCAAACATTCATACTAGGCCCACAGAAAACTTCAATAATGCTCTGTCAAACAATCATgaccaatttaaattttttaagataaaatcctaaaaataaacataatatctttgttttataacaatgatgagaattaaacattaaatttttattttaaaataatcacttttttacatttaaaaacgtTGAAGATGTATCACTGTAATAAATCAAACGctattcttaaattaaaaaatataaaaagtgcaaatttatttttagacgttgataaaattaaaaataaaatgtcattatatgtatttttatattaagtagCATGATTAAAgggaaatattaaattttatttttaaattaatgacatgtaatttaaattcaatatactATTTGTTCAAATATAACTGTGTATAGTGCGACAAACTTATTTGGTCCGGTGGGCAAAAGTGAAACTAAAGTAGctatagtccggtcgcggagcacgaagaatttcgtacattgaactcgcattacctgtctctgtcactcccgcgtaaatacaattagtctcgctcgcacagaaacaaaggccgccgtcctcagggattgtaaacctttagtttgtttgtttgcataataaaatttttatgggCTCCGTTAGAAGGATTACCGAAaaggaatttttattattggatagttcgaaatgaacaatcgaaaagaatatttgaaagacgaAAGTGCAGGCAACATCATCATTTTATTGACGGCTTTCCGATAGTtactttttggttttaaaatattatgcaaatgaATTCTTCAACAAACAATAGAGCAAAATAACAGTTACTCCGAAACAGAGGAATCGGATtctgatttttgattttttattattagatacttgtctagatttttattacttgtattattaaatctaaataaatgatttatataataataataactatattttataagttggtaatttttctttctccttcaaataattcatgtaaaccgcactaaatacaaaaatgtttgtaacctctgtcagtaggtaaagaggtcattgtacgaaattcttcctgctccgcgaccggactatagtgtcttatttttttttttcaattttatattttattttatattattatctgaTACAACTTAATACATTAACAGCGCTATTCTAACCAGGTCAGATATTTTTGTgagattgtaaaaataatgttgaaaatatttttagccgacttcaaaaagaaggaggttatcaattcgactgtattttttttttttttttatgtgtgttaccgcgaaactcggcccctggtggtccgattttgataaaaattattttaatcgaaaggaagtgcttgcaggtgggtcccatttttttgtttttttttttaaataactagaagactagtagattttgaatatagcttcaaaatttgttgcggaaattagggacatttttgctttcagcgcttacgtaggctaaactataggacctacataaaaatgatgtatggcgaattgtagctctttaaatgtgctaaataaaagtccgcgatagcatatatctatcttttatagttttctcacaataaccatttttttctttagaaagattaattaaattcatgccctatttccgacgctattattcaagttcagtattaacccttatgtaaataaacatgttcattatcaagagaattaaatgtagattatatttgcaattgaaactatatcattctgtctaatagtttaggagatatcgtaagaataaaattacgcggaaacgaaaaatgctacatcgcgttacaatgaatagcacaaatttgctttctgggcttacgtaggtcaaactatatgacctacattaaaatgatgtatcgagtaattatagatccttaaatttgctaaataaaagtcttaggtggcatatatctatcatctatggatgtctcacaaaaaccatgttattatgaacaaacttcgattaaattgcacacgaaaaacagcgtcgtaagcttacggcgctattatattatattcgatatgaatccttatccaaataaatatgtttgatggctagagtattaaatgcagattacattagcctttaaactatgtaattctgatcaatagtttggaagatattaaattattaagaactacgcgcattcgaaaaatgctactgcggcgcgcggctggacaaaattaaaggcacgctacgatgtattagttcgttaattttcaatttgtataccgattttgataattatttcattgtttaaaggataagtggttatctggtgtattctaaattagtttttgaattgaagtacacacatattaaataggaaagtccttttctttatttgtcttatttatgtccttattcgtattaaggaaatttgtaattaaacttcaaattcactaaaaattgagaaataaaacaaacattttaagaaaaaaaaatagccgacttcaaaacaaaaaaaactatctcaaacaaaatgcgctcaaaagtaacttaaaaaaaacaatttcaaacaaaatgcactcaaaagtaacgtaaaaaaacaatttcaaacaaaattcactcaaaagtaacataaaaaaacaatttcaaacaaaatgcattcaaaagtaccataaaaaacaatctcaaacaaaatacactaaaaagaaacaaaataatgtcatgaaaacttctttctttctttcttctctctttcaaaaaccctctaaactctaaagaaagttctcttctttcttgtaacatgtctatattgtataattattgttattttggagtcggtttcggcctaagtagggacataaacgtaagtatgtctaatacatctcaaatataaaatgtcacctatttacttcggtcgacaccgactgcgaaataacaataattatacaatatagacatgttacaagaaagaagagaactttctttagagtttagagggtttttgaaagagagaagaaagaaagaaagaagttttcatgacattattttgtttctttttagtgtattttgtttgagattgttttttatggtacttttgaatgcattttgtttgaaattgtttttttatgttacttttgagtgaattttgtttgaaattgtttttttacgttacttttgagtgcattttgtttgaaattgtttttttggtAACTATACTTTCGCTAAGTTTTTCGAAACCAAGATTACTgtgaataaattacttttaatgtacACAATATGTAAACAAATCAGTCTATTAGTTTCgctaggaattaaaaaaatctaacctCAAACATTGTAAATTGACACGATTAAGGTATTATTTGAGTTTTGTAATTGCCTTTGCCtccattatattattacttccAAAGAGGTCGATGTTTCATAGTAAATTGTagtgaattaatattaatcaattaaaggTGTAATTAGATCTGTACTGACATTTTATTTCCTACCTCAGTCTAGTCTCAAAAAAagtcaaaactttaaggttgaTAAAACCTTATGCGCCG includes the following:
- the LOC106714145 gene encoding oxysterol-binding protein-related protein 1, which gives rise to MEDNVDGVYKYRTSLPVAQFSRGDFSLWSVLKNCVGKELSKITMPVVFNEPLSFLQRMLEYLEYAHLLRLAAEQTDPVARMEYIAAFAVSALASNWERLGKPFNPLLGETYELERPEFRAVCEQVSHHPPVSAFHADSPHFVFHGSVHPKLKFCGKSVEIQPKGHVTVELPRWGEAYTWSNVNCCVHNVIVGKLWIEQYGAMEVTCHGGAGLAASLVFKPAGFNNRDLHRVDGFITDANKKKLRFVYGKWTEYIRSCSAAAHERWAREQAAAEPAHTPKKVLAKLNSFKVGALRSMSIQDTEEAENSEEVPKPDESYNIDIPGSTTLWEATPRPSNSAQYYQFTEFAMSLNELDRELKGQLCPTDSRLRPDVRLLEQGDIDGAAAEKTRLEDKQRTARKTLKKSADGWQPRWFSQGTNPYTKQEDWLYNGGYWDRNYQHLKDVDIF